One part of the Methylobacterium mesophilicum SR1.6/6 genome encodes these proteins:
- the gap gene encoding type I glyceraldehyde-3-phosphate dehydrogenase, giving the protein MTKVAINGFGRIGRNVLRAIAEAGRSDIEVVAINDLGPVETNAHLLRYDSVHGRFPGEVAVDGEFLVVNGKRIKVTAVRNPAELPHRDLGVDIALECTGIFTSKDKAKAHLDAGAKRVLVSAPADGADLTVVYGVNHDKLTGEHLVVSNASCTTNCLAPVAKVLDEAVGIERGFMTTIHSYTNDQPSLDQMHKDLYRARAAALSMIPTSTGAAKAVGLVLPTLKGKLDGTAIRVPTPNVSAVDLVFTAKRATSVQEINDAIKAAAAGPLKGVLGVTDRPNVSIDFNHDPHSSTFHLDQTKVMDGTFVRILSWYDNEWGFSNRMADTAVAMAKLI; this is encoded by the coding sequence GTGACGAAGGTTGCCATCAACGGGTTCGGACGCATCGGCCGGAACGTCCTGCGCGCGATCGCCGAGGCCGGCCGCAGCGACATCGAGGTCGTGGCGATCAACGATCTCGGCCCGGTGGAGACCAACGCCCACCTGCTCCGCTACGATTCCGTACATGGCCGGTTCCCCGGCGAGGTGGCGGTCGACGGCGAGTTCCTCGTCGTCAACGGCAAGCGCATCAAGGTCACGGCCGTTCGCAATCCGGCCGAGCTGCCGCATCGCGACCTCGGCGTGGACATCGCGCTCGAATGCACCGGAATCTTCACCTCGAAGGACAAGGCGAAGGCCCATCTCGATGCCGGCGCCAAGCGCGTCCTCGTCTCGGCCCCGGCCGACGGCGCCGACCTGACGGTGGTCTACGGCGTCAACCACGACAAGCTCACCGGCGAGCACCTCGTCGTTTCGAACGCCTCCTGCACGACGAACTGCCTCGCGCCGGTCGCCAAGGTGCTGGACGAGGCCGTGGGCATCGAGCGCGGCTTCATGACCACGATCCACTCCTACACCAACGACCAGCCGTCGCTGGACCAGATGCACAAGGATCTCTACCGCGCCCGCGCCGCCGCCCTCTCGATGATCCCGACCTCGACGGGGGCCGCCAAGGCGGTGGGACTCGTGCTGCCGACGCTGAAGGGCAAGCTCGACGGGACGGCGATCCGCGTGCCGACCCCCAACGTCTCGGCGGTGGATCTGGTGTTCACGGCCAAGCGCGCGACGTCGGTCCAGGAGATCAACGACGCCATCAAGGCCGCCGCCGCTGGCCCGCTGAAGGGCGTGCTCGGCGTGACCGACCGGCCGAACGTCTCGATCGACTTCAACCACGATCCGCACTCGTCGACCTTCCACCTCGACCAGACCAAGGTCATGGACGGCACCTTCGTGCGCATCCTGTCGTGGTATGACAACGAGTGGGGCTTCTCGAACCGCATGGCCGACACGGCCGTGGCGATGGCGAAGCTCATCTGA
- a CDS encoding phosphoglycerate kinase encodes MSAFRTLDDAGSLKGRRVLMRVDLNVPMENGRVTDATRIERVVPTIREVSEQGAKVILLAHFGRPKGKREPKDSLEPVVPALGKALGRPVAFAPDCIGDAAAKAVAALQDGDVLLLENTRFHAGEEKNDATFADALAANGDVYVNEAFSAAHRAHASTEGLAHRLPAYAGREMQAELDALTKGLESPQRPVIALVGGAKVSSKIDLLENLVAKVDMLVIGGGMANTFLHAQGKTVGKSLCEKDLAETATRILAAAEKAGCRIILPVDAVAATEFKAQAPHETVPVDAVPQSSMILDAGPRSVAEINAAIDGSKTLVWNGPLGAFELAPFDAATVAAAKHAAARTKDGNLVSVAGGGDTVAALNHAGVAQTFTYVSTAGGAFLEWLEGKALPGVEALRAKG; translated from the coding sequence ATGAGCGCCTTCCGCACCCTCGACGATGCCGGATCCCTCAAGGGTCGACGCGTGCTCATGCGCGTCGACCTGAACGTGCCGATGGAGAACGGCCGTGTCACCGACGCGACCCGGATCGAGCGCGTCGTCCCGACGATCCGCGAGGTCTCCGAGCAGGGCGCGAAGGTGATCCTGCTGGCGCATTTCGGGCGTCCGAAGGGCAAGCGGGAGCCGAAGGACTCGCTGGAGCCGGTGGTCCCGGCCCTGGGTAAGGCCCTGGGCCGCCCGGTCGCCTTCGCGCCGGACTGCATCGGCGACGCGGCCGCCAAGGCGGTGGCGGCGCTGCAGGACGGCGACGTGCTGCTGCTGGAGAATACCCGCTTCCATGCCGGCGAGGAGAAGAACGACGCAACCTTCGCCGATGCCCTGGCGGCGAACGGCGACGTGTACGTCAACGAAGCCTTCTCGGCCGCCCACCGGGCTCACGCCTCCACCGAGGGACTGGCGCACCGCCTGCCGGCTTATGCCGGCCGCGAAATGCAGGCGGAGCTGGACGCCCTGACCAAGGGCCTGGAATCGCCGCAGCGTCCGGTGATCGCCCTCGTCGGCGGCGCCAAGGTCTCGTCCAAGATCGATCTCTTGGAAAACCTCGTCGCCAAGGTCGACATGCTGGTGATCGGCGGCGGCATGGCCAACACCTTCCTGCATGCGCAGGGCAAGACCGTGGGCAAGTCGCTCTGCGAGAAGGACCTCGCCGAGACCGCAACCCGGATCCTGGCCGCCGCCGAGAAGGCAGGCTGCCGGATCATCCTGCCGGTCGACGCCGTCGCGGCGACGGAGTTCAAGGCGCAGGCCCCCCACGAGACCGTCCCGGTCGATGCCGTGCCGCAGTCCAGCATGATCCTCGATGCCGGACCGCGCTCCGTCGCCGAGATCAACGCCGCGATCGACGGGTCGAAGACCCTGGTGTGGAACGGTCCGCTGGGGGCGTTCGAACTCGCGCCCTTCGACGCCGCGACGGTGGCTGCCGCCAAGCATGCGGCCGCGCGGACGAAGGACGGGAACCTCGTTTCCGTGGCCGGCGGCGGCGACACCGTGGCTGCTCTGAACCATGCCGGCGTGGCGCAGACCTTCACCTACGTGTCGACCGCAGGGGGCGCCTTCCTCGAATGGCTGGAAGGCAAGGCCCTCCCGGGTGTCGAAGCCCTGCGCGCGAAGGGCTGA
- the fba gene encoding class II fructose-bisphosphate aldolase (catalyzes the reversible aldol condensation of dihydroxyacetonephosphate and glyceraldehyde 3-phosphate in the Calvin cycle, glycolysis, and/or gluconeogenesis), with the protein MARITLRQLLDHAAEHEYGVPAFNLNNMEQGLAIMAAADATDSPVILQASRGARAYANDVVLAKLIDGLVEIYPHIPVCMHLDHGNNEATCATAIQYGFTSVMMDGSLKADGKTPADYNYNVEITRNVTKMAHWAGVSVEGELGVLGSLESGQGEAEDGHGAEGTLSHDQLLTDPDEAMKFVEATKVDALAVAMGTSHGAYKFTRKPDGEVLAMNVIEEIHRRLPTTHLVMHGSSSVPQDLQDIINQYGGQMKPTWGVPVEEIQRGIKHGVRKINIDTDNRMAMTGQIRKVLMESPSEFDPRKYLKPAMEAMTKLCKQRFEEFNTAGKGSKIRPISVAEMAKRYASGALDPKIGAR; encoded by the coding sequence ATGGCACGCATCACCCTCCGGCAACTCCTCGATCATGCCGCTGAGCACGAGTACGGCGTGCCCGCCTTCAACCTGAACAACATGGAGCAGGGGCTCGCCATCATGGCGGCGGCCGACGCCACCGACTCGCCGGTGATCCTGCAGGCGAGCCGCGGCGCCCGTGCCTACGCCAACGACGTCGTGCTGGCCAAGCTGATCGACGGCCTGGTCGAGATCTACCCGCACATCCCGGTCTGCATGCATCTCGACCACGGCAACAACGAAGCCACCTGCGCCACCGCGATCCAGTACGGCTTCACCTCGGTGATGATGGACGGCTCGCTGAAGGCCGACGGCAAGACCCCGGCCGATTACAATTACAACGTCGAGATCACCCGCAACGTCACCAAGATGGCCCACTGGGCCGGCGTCTCCGTCGAGGGCGAGCTGGGCGTGCTCGGCTCGCTCGAGAGCGGCCAGGGCGAGGCCGAGGACGGACACGGCGCCGAGGGTACGCTGAGCCACGACCAGCTCCTGACTGATCCGGATGAGGCCATGAAGTTCGTCGAGGCCACCAAGGTCGACGCGCTGGCGGTGGCCATGGGCACGAGCCACGGCGCCTACAAGTTCACCCGCAAGCCCGATGGCGAGGTGCTGGCGATGAACGTGATCGAGGAGATCCACCGCCGTCTGCCGACGACCCACCTCGTCATGCACGGCTCGTCGTCGGTCCCCCAGGACCTGCAGGACATCATCAATCAGTACGGCGGCCAGATGAAGCCGACCTGGGGCGTCCCTGTCGAGGAGATCCAGCGCGGCATCAAGCACGGCGTGCGCAAGATCAACATCGACACGGACAACCGCATGGCGATGACCGGCCAGATCCGGAAGGTGCTCATGGAGAGCCCCTCCGAGTTCGATCCGCGCAAGTATCTGAAGCCCGCCATGGAGGCGATGACCAAGCTCTGCAAGCAGCGCTTCGAGGAGTTCAACACCGCCGGCAAGGGCTCGAAGATCCGGCCGATCTCGGTCGCCGAGATGGCGAAGCGCTACGCCAGCGGCGCCCTCGACCCGAAGATCGGCGCACGCTGA
- a CDS encoding cupin domain-containing protein, which yields MSSGSDARGEPFRVVHESAPFRGKQGHLYRPAISAEAVGSKALHMQLLEIPPGERAHAHKHESHETAIYVLSGVSGCFWGERLENHAIAGAGEFVYIAADVPHLPYNRSQTEPVTAVIARTDPNEQESVVLLPELEAGVDWSKAEA from the coding sequence ATGAGTTCCGGGTCCGACGCGCGGGGGGAACCGTTCCGGGTGGTGCACGAGAGTGCGCCCTTCCGGGGCAAGCAGGGGCACCTCTACCGGCCAGCGATCTCCGCGGAGGCCGTGGGGTCGAAGGCGCTGCACATGCAGCTCCTGGAGATCCCGCCGGGCGAGCGCGCCCACGCCCACAAGCACGAATCGCACGAGACCGCGATCTACGTCCTGTCGGGCGTTTCGGGGTGCTTCTGGGGTGAGCGGCTGGAGAACCACGCGATCGCGGGCGCCGGCGAGTTCGTCTACATCGCCGCCGACGTCCCGCACCTCCCATACAACCGCAGCCAGACCGAACCGGTCACCGCGGTGATCGCCCGGACCGACCCGAACGAGCAGGAGAGCGTGGTGCTCCTGCCGGAGCTGGAAGCCGGCGTCGACTGGTCGAAGGCGGAGGCCTAG
- a CDS encoding carboxymuconolactone decarboxylase family protein — MATLKLWNDPEAEADPRVRAVFADIRATRGSDFVNNFWRGLANDPALLERTWSTLKAVMGPGTLDPLTKELVYIAVSIANGCPYCIHSHTAAARAKGLTAEQHGEFLAVVGMANQTNALVNGMQIPVDPAFKVEEGP; from the coding sequence GTGGCGACCTTGAAGCTCTGGAACGACCCCGAGGCCGAGGCCGATCCACGCGTCCGCGCGGTCTTCGCGGATATCCGGGCGACCCGCGGCTCGGACTTCGTCAACAACTTCTGGCGCGGCCTCGCCAACGATCCCGCGCTTCTGGAGCGGACGTGGTCGACGCTGAAGGCCGTGATGGGTCCGGGCACCCTCGATCCGCTGACCAAGGAACTGGTCTACATCGCGGTCTCCATCGCCAATGGCTGCCCCTACTGCATCCACTCCCACACGGCCGCGGCGCGGGCGAAGGGCTTGACGGCGGAGCAGCACGGGGAGTTCCTGGCGGTCGTCGGCATGGCGAACCAGACCAACGCGCTGGTCAACGGCATGCAGATTCCTGTCGATCCCGCCTTCAAGGTGGAGGAAGGTCCATGA
- a CDS encoding tetratricopeptide repeat protein codes for MSGRALRRVPGLAVACALALPAWAASGPADPARTPVPAAAGAAAQPGKAQMPELPSPYTPNYTRGAVPPANGQPPDFAYGAYQRGQYVTAFREATKRIEANPKDAPAMTLLGELYNQGLGVKQNPVKAAEWYRLAAAQNDAAAMSSLGLMALDGRGMPKDAKAGRRWLEEATAHGSPTAAYNLGLILIGSGASADEAAAAAQFRKAAEAEIGPAQHDLGVLYLQGRGVPKDPVKAAAWFRRGADNGDLASEVEYAILLFNGNGVTKDERSAARYFLHAASRGNAIAQNRVARLYAVGRGVGKNLVEAAAWNLAAAGQGLSDAWLDQTLSGLSADERGRAERLANERIEQR; via the coding sequence GTGAGCGGTCGCGCGCTTCGTCGGGTTCCGGGCTTGGCTGTCGCCTGTGCCCTGGCTCTGCCGGCCTGGGCGGCTTCCGGACCGGCCGATCCGGCCCGGACCCCCGTGCCGGCTGCCGCCGGCGCCGCCGCGCAGCCCGGCAAGGCGCAGATGCCGGAGCTGCCGAGCCCCTACACGCCGAACTACACGCGCGGCGCCGTACCGCCCGCGAACGGCCAGCCGCCGGATTTCGCCTACGGCGCCTACCAGCGCGGCCAGTACGTCACCGCCTTCCGTGAGGCGACCAAGCGCATCGAGGCCAATCCCAAGGATGCGCCCGCGATGACGCTGCTCGGCGAGCTGTACAACCAGGGGCTCGGCGTGAAGCAGAATCCCGTCAAGGCTGCCGAGTGGTACAGGCTCGCCGCCGCGCAGAACGACGCCGCCGCGATGTCGTCGCTGGGACTGATGGCGCTCGACGGCCGCGGGATGCCGAAGGATGCGAAGGCCGGCCGGCGCTGGCTGGAAGAGGCCACGGCCCACGGCTCGCCGACGGCGGCCTACAATCTCGGCCTGATCCTGATCGGCAGCGGCGCGTCCGCCGACGAGGCTGCGGCGGCAGCCCAGTTCCGCAAGGCCGCGGAAGCGGAGATCGGCCCCGCCCAGCACGATCTCGGCGTGCTCTACCTCCAGGGCCGCGGCGTGCCGAAGGACCCGGTCAAGGCGGCGGCGTGGTTCCGCCGGGGCGCGGATAACGGCGATCTCGCCAGCGAGGTCGAGTACGCGATCCTGCTGTTCAACGGCAACGGCGTCACCAAGGACGAGCGCTCGGCGGCCCGCTACTTCCTGCACGCGGCCTCCCGCGGCAACGCCATCGCGCAGAACCGTGTGGCGCGGCTCTACGCCGTCGGGCGCGGCGTCGGGAAGAACCTCGTCGAGGCGGCAGCCTGGAACCTCGCCGCCGCTGGCCAGGGCCTCTCGGACGCGTGGCTCGACCAGACGCTCTCGGGTCTCTCGGCGGATGAGCGCGGCCGGGCCGAGCGCCTCGCCAACGAGCGGATCGAGCAGCGCTGA
- a CDS encoding DUF1203 domain-containing protein: MTDFQCVPIAAETADRFRRTGLDDRGNAIRRVMATASGAYPCRHCLRLAKPGEPMLLGSYDLPKPRGLYWTPSPIFLHETTCPHAEIRNAVAPIIRANPLVSVRAYDTEHQCLYDLGHVCAGDDVDAPLERALSDARTEFVNVHTARPGCLLSLVVRLA, translated from the coding sequence ATGACCGACTTTCAATGCGTTCCGATCGCCGCGGAGACCGCTGATCGCTTCCGTCGCACCGGACTGGACGATCGCGGCAACGCGATCCGGCGGGTCATGGCGACAGCGAGCGGCGCATACCCATGCCGGCACTGCCTTCGCTTGGCAAAGCCGGGCGAACCCATGTTGCTCGGCTCGTACGATCTACCGAAGCCCCGCGGCCTCTACTGGACCCCGAGCCCGATCTTCCTGCACGAGACGACCTGTCCCCACGCCGAGATCCGGAACGCGGTGGCGCCGATCATCCGCGCCAACCCGCTCGTGTCGGTCCGGGCTTACGATACCGAACACCAATGCCTGTACGATCTCGGCCATGTCTGCGCGGGCGACGACGTCGATGCCCCGCTCGAACGCGCCCTCAGCGATGCGCGCACGGAATTCGTGAACGTCCACACGGCGAGGCCGGGATGCCTGCTCTCGCTCGTCGTCCGCCTGGCGTGA
- a CDS encoding GntR family transcriptional regulator, with protein sequence MHGDFQKIDSGLLSDRIRDALTDAIASGTLAAGTALDEQNLAQRYGASRTPVREALRQLAASGLVEIRPRRGVVVARLTPQRIADMFETTAEIEAMCARLATYRMTPLERGGLMELHEESAAAVEAGDLDAYDRFNRIFHEALYAGTHNAFMAEQALAIRERLAAFRRTQLRHSDRIRRSREEHGDILAAIAEGDGETAARRMRAHMLRAAAALGRYIAETG encoded by the coding sequence ATGCACGGCGATTTCCAGAAGATCGACAGCGGCCTGCTCTCAGACCGGATCCGCGACGCGCTGACGGACGCCATCGCGTCGGGTACCCTCGCGGCCGGTACGGCCCTCGACGAGCAGAATCTCGCACAGCGCTACGGCGCGTCGCGCACCCCGGTCCGGGAGGCGCTGCGCCAGCTCGCGGCCTCGGGCCTCGTGGAGATCCGGCCGCGCCGGGGCGTGGTGGTTGCGCGCCTCACACCACAGCGGATCGCCGACATGTTCGAGACGACAGCCGAGATCGAGGCGATGTGCGCGCGCCTCGCAACCTACCGGATGACGCCCCTGGAGCGCGGCGGCCTGATGGAGTTGCACGAGGAATCCGCCGCGGCCGTGGAGGCCGGCGATCTCGACGCCTACGACCGATTCAACCGGATCTTCCACGAGGCGCTCTACGCCGGGACCCACAACGCTTTCATGGCCGAGCAGGCCCTGGCGATCCGCGAGCGGCTGGCGGCCTTCCGACGGACGCAGCTGCGCCACTCCGACCGGATCCGCCGCTCCCGGGAGGAGCACGGCGACATCCTGGCGGCGATCGCGGAAGGCGACGGCGAGACGGCCGCCCGGCGGATGCGGGCGCACATGCTTCGCGCGGCGGCGGCTCTGGGACGTTACATCGCCGAGACGGGTTGA
- a CDS encoding DUF4164 family protein, with product MADDIDLSPIDAALAHLDAAVNRLDAVVSHRLESAAQPDDRDAELALMSEDRARLAAALDAASARLAEVTTTTGEVGQRLDRAIETVQDVLQRS from the coding sequence ATGGCCGACGATATCGACCTCAGTCCCATCGACGCGGCGCTCGCGCACCTCGATGCGGCCGTGAACCGCCTGGATGCCGTTGTCAGTCATCGACTCGAGTCCGCGGCGCAGCCGGACGACCGGGATGCGGAACTCGCCTTGATGAGCGAGGATCGCGCACGGCTGGCCGCGGCCCTCGATGCGGCGAGCGCGCGCCTCGCCGAGGTCACCACGACGACCGGCGAGGTCGGCCAGCGGCTCGACCGGGCGATCGAGACCGTTCAGGATGTGCTGCAACGCTCCTGA
- a CDS encoding thiamine phosphate synthase, whose translation MSNSARLALLGPHGLDAGGIESFVTALRASCAVGDVAAVILRLAAGDERSLTARVKQVAPVAQEHGAALVVACPGFAGDLAAVAIRGGADGIHVDKPRDLKDLRGRLRDGRILGAGGLETKHTAMEAGEAGIDYLMFGGLYPDGVAPDPETVRARAAWWAEIFETPCIAVAAAPDEVAPLCATGSEFIGLESALWLQDPGAVERAQRVLQEMAA comes from the coding sequence ATGAGCAACAGCGCGCGTCTCGCCCTGCTCGGGCCGCACGGCCTCGATGCCGGCGGCATCGAGAGCTTCGTGACGGCCCTGCGGGCATCCTGCGCCGTCGGCGATGTCGCCGCGGTGATCCTTCGGCTCGCCGCCGGCGACGAGCGCAGTCTCACGGCGCGCGTCAAGCAGGTCGCGCCGGTGGCGCAGGAGCATGGCGCCGCCCTGGTCGTGGCCTGTCCGGGCTTTGCCGGCGATCTCGCCGCGGTGGCGATCCGCGGCGGCGCCGACGGCATCCACGTCGACAAGCCGCGCGACCTGAAGGATCTGCGCGGCCGGCTGCGGGACGGGCGCATTCTCGGCGCCGGCGGCCTCGAGACCAAGCATACGGCCATGGAGGCCGGGGAAGCCGGGATCGACTACCTGATGTTCGGCGGCCTCTATCCGGACGGCGTCGCGCCGGATCCGGAGACCGTGCGCGCCCGCGCCGCGTGGTGGGCGGAGATCTTCGAGACGCCCTGCATCGCCGTGGCGGCCGCGCCCGACGAGGTCGCGCCGCTTTGCGCGACCGGTTCGGAGTTCATCGGATTGGAGAGCGCTCTCTGGCTGCAGGATCCCGGCGCCGTCGAGCGGGCGCAGCGCGTCCTGCAGGAGATGGCCGCGTGA
- a CDS encoding cell division protein ZapA, which produces MPQINVTIDGRSYRMACGEGEEAHLTGLAGTLDERIAEMRKSFGEIGDMRLQVMAALTIADELAELRGRLAALEADNAELRVAAEAAERGRTGDAERAASGIGRAAERIGKLAEALAGPAPRG; this is translated from the coding sequence TTGCCGCAGATCAACGTCACCATCGACGGACGCAGCTACCGCATGGCCTGCGGGGAGGGGGAGGAGGCCCACCTGACCGGCCTCGCCGGCACGCTGGATGAGCGGATCGCCGAGATGCGCAAGAGCTTCGGTGAGATCGGCGACATGCGCCTGCAGGTGATGGCGGCGCTGACGATCGCGGATGAGCTGGCCGAGCTGCGCGGCCGGCTCGCCGCATTGGAGGCCGACAATGCGGAGCTGCGCGTTGCCGCGGAAGCCGCCGAGCGCGGCCGGACCGGCGACGCCGAGCGCGCGGCGAGCGGAATCGGCCGGGCGGCCGAGCGGATCGGGAAGCTCGCGGAGGCGCTGGCCGGCCCGGCGCCGCGGGGCTGA